A genomic stretch from Setaria viridis chromosome 1, Setaria_viridis_v4.0, whole genome shotgun sequence includes:
- the LOC117850069 gene encoding protein disulfide isomerase-like 1-4 produces the protein MSPRSLAAVLLLLLFAAAAASPSAPATTTTTTTTGGKDEEEDLQYLIDNAGDTPASDPDGWLPDPEGEDDYGDDLFQDQDQDLDLPAHHQQIDETHVVVLTAANFSSFLAATRHVMVEFYAPWCGHCQALAPDYAAAASHLAAQHAQADVALAKVDATEDTDLAQKYDVQGFPTILFFIDGVPKDYNGARTKDAIVEWINKKLGPGVQNITTVDDAQRILTGDDKAVLAFLDSLSGADSDELAAASRLEDTVNFYQTSSPDVAKLFHIDPAAKRPSVVLLKKEEEKLTFFDGEFKASAIADFVSANKLPLVTTLTQETSASIFGNPIKKQILLFAVANKSSKFLPIFKEAAKSFKGKLLFVFVERDNEEVGEPVANYFGITGLETTVLAYTGNEDARKFFLDGELSLDAIKDFAESFLEDKLTPFYKSEPVPESNDGDVKIVVGKNLDLIVLDESKDVLLEIYAPWCGHCQSLEPIYNKLAKHLRGIGSLVIAKMDGTTNEHPRAKPDGYPTILFYPAGKKSFEPITFEGDRTVVEMYKFIKKHASIPFKLKRQDSSTARTGSTQTEGVKSSGTNMKDEL, from the exons ATGTCCCCTCGAtctctcgccgccgtcctcctgctcctcctcttcgccgccgccgccgcctccccctccgcccctgccaccaccaccaccaccaccaccaccggtggcaaggatgaggaggaggacctCCAGTACCTCATCGACAACGCCGGCGACACCCCCGCCAGCGACCCCGACGGATGGCTCCCGGACCCTGAGGGCGAAGACGACTACGGCGACGACCTCTTCCAGGACCAAGACCAGGACCTCGACCTCCCAGCCCACCACCAGCAGATCGACGAGACCCACGTCGTCGTCCTCACCGCCGCCaacttctcctccttcctcgccgccacccgccacgtCATGGTCGAGTTCTACGCCCCCTGGTGCGGCCACTGCCAGGCGCTCGCCCCGGACTACGCCGCAGCCGCGTCCCACCTCGCCGCCCAACACGCCCAGGCCGACGTCGCCCTCGCCAAGGTCGACGCCACCGAGGACACCGACCTCGCCCAGAAGTACGACGTCCAGGGATTCCCCaccatcctcttcttcatcgaCGGCGTCCCCAAGGACTACAACGGCGCAAGGACCAAGGACGCCATCGTCGAATGGATCAACAAGAAGCTCGGCCCGGGGGTGCAAAACATCACCACCGTCGACGACGCCCAGAGGATACTCACAGGGGATGACAAGGCCGTCCTGGCCTTCCTCGACTCGCTATCT GGTGCTGACAGCGATGAGCTTGCTGCTGCATCAAGGCTGGAAGATACGGTCAACTTTTATCAGACTTCAAGTCCTGATGTTGCTAAGCTTTTCCACATCGACCCAGCAGCAAAGCGCCCATCCGTAGTATTGCtcaagaaagaggaggagaagttGACCTTCTTTG ATGGGGAGTTTAAAGCATCAGCTATTGCCGATTTTGTATCTGCAAACAAGCTTCCTTTGGTTACTACACTAACTCAAGAAACTTCCGCTTCTATTTTTGGCAATCCAATCAAGAAGCAG ATTTTACTATTTGCTGTTGCAAATAAGTCTTCGAAATTTCTGCCCATCTttaaggaagcagcaaagtcaTTCAAGGGAAAG CTATTATTTGTCTTTGTGGAGCGAGACAATGAGGAAGTTGGTGAACCAGTTGCCAACTACTTTGGTATTACTGGACTAGAGACCACT GTTCTTGCTTACACTGGGAATGAAGATGCTAGGAAATTTTTCCTTGATGGTGAGTTGTCACTGGATGCCATTAAG GACTTTGCTGAAAGTTTCTTGGAAGACAAGCTCACACCATTCTACAAGTCTGAACCAGTACCTGAATCT AATGATGGGGATGTCAAAATTGTTGTTGGGAAGAATCTTGATCTAATAGTTTTGGATGAATCGAAAGATGTCCTTCTGGAG ATATATGCACCTTGGTGTGGGCACTGTCAATCACTGGAGCCTATTTACAACAAACTAGCTAAGCATCTACGTGGCATTGGCTCCCTTGTGATAGCCAAAATGGATGGCACTACCAATGAGCATCCACGTGCAAAG CCTGACGGATACCCCACGATTCTCTTCTATCCAGCTGGGAAGAAAAGCTTTGAGCCT ATCACCTTTGAGGGGGACCGAACCGTCGTAGAGATGTACAAATTCATCAAGAAACATGCTAGCATCCCTTTCAAGTTGAAGCGCCAAGACTCATCAACAGCGAGAACTGGGAGCACTCAGACAGAGGGTGTGAAGAGCTCTGGTACAAATATGAAGGACGAATTGTAG
- the LOC117850059 gene encoding FAM10 family protein At4g22670, producing MDASKARELREFVEACKKDPSLLADPNLAFFRDYLESLGAKIPTAATAKATSFDKPKKSSMDDIDDDDDDDEEEDLDMRDATPEPDELDEEIVESDLELEGDIVQSDHDDPPQKMGDPSIEVTEENRDASQEAKGKAMEAMSEGKLDDAIEHLTNAIVLNPLSAIMYGTRASVFIKMKKPAAAIRDANAALEINPDSAKGYKTRGMAYAMLGKWEEAARDLHTASNMDYDEEINAVLKKVEPNAHKIVEHRRKYDRLKKEREEKRAERDRLRRRAEAQAAYEKAKRQEQSSSRSSGGASPRGFPGGMPGGGFPGGMPGGGFPGGMPGGGFPGGMPGGFPGGAMPGGFPGGGPGNVDMSKILNDPDLMAAFSDPEVMAALQDVMNNPANFARHQANPKVGPIIAKMMAKFSGSQ from the exons atggaTGCCTCCAAGGCCCGCGAGCTCCGGGAGTTCGTCGAGGCGTGCAAGAAGGACCCTTCCCTCCTCGCCGACCCCAACCTCGCCTTCTTCAGGGATTACCTCGAGAG TTTGGGTGCCAAgatccccaccgccgccaccgccaaggCCACCTCCTTCGACAAGCCCAAG AAATCTTCCATGgatgacattgatgatgatgatgacgacgacgaagaagaagatctgGATATGAGGGATGCCACACCTGAGCCAGATGAGCTcgatgaagagattgttgagTCTGATCTTGAGCTTGAAGGAGACATTGTACAATCTGACCATGATGACCCACCACAGAAG ATGGGAGATCCTTCAATTGAGGTGACTGAGGAAAATCGTGATGCCTCTCAAGAAGCAAAAGGCAAGGCTATGGAAGCTATGTCAGAAG GAAAACTCGACGATGCTATTGAACATCTTACCAATGCAATAGTGCTGAATCCGCTCTCAGCAATCATGTATGGTACTAGAG CATCTGTGTTTATAAAAATGAAGAAACCAGCTGCTGCCATCCGTGATGCAAATGCTGCTCTAGAG ATTAACCCAGACTCCGCAAAAGGCTATAAAACTCGTGGAATGGCTTACGCCATGCTTGGCAAATGGGAGGAAGCTGCTCGTGACCTGCACACAGCATCTAACATGGATTATGATGAGGAGATCAATGCTGTGCTCAAGAAG GTGGAACCCAATGCACACAAGATAGTGGAGCATCGCAGGAAGTATGACAGGCTGAAAAAAGAGAGGGAGGAAAAGAGAGCTGAGCGTGATCGGCTTCGTCGACGCGCAGAGGCACAG GCTGCTTATGAAAAGGCCAAGAGGCAGGAGCAATCGTCAAGCCGCTCATCAGGAGGTGCATCTCCCAGAGGCTTTCCTGGAGGGATGCCTGGTGGAGGTTTTCCTGGAGGGATGCCTGGTGGAGGTTTTCCTGGAGGGATGCCCGGGGGAGGTTTCCCTGGAGGGATGCCGGGGGGTTTCCCTGGAGGTGCCATGCCGGGGGGTTTCCCTGGGGGTGGTCCTGGTAATGTCGATATGAGTAAAATCCTGAAT GACCCTGACCTGATGGCGGCATTCAGTGACCCAGAGGTCATGGCAGCTCTGCAAGATG TGATGAACAATCCTGCCAACTTCGCCAGGCACCAAGCGAATCCAAAGGTGGGCCCTATCATAGCAAAGATGATGGCCAAGTTCAGTGGGTCCCAGTGA
- the LOC117850112 gene encoding NDR1/HIN1-like protein 26, with protein MSLITEDPEHSPRDCSRFRSSSPGKHRHRRRRAALIAVSSTVASLVSLALILWLTLRPSGPRFSLLAATATVAGNATTVVVVVDAALSAHNPNAHATALYDQLQASASYGGVALGAGAPLPPLEQPDQGDAVLSALLTSGAGGRLPGGGGGRALLRMRVEGRLRWKVAAWVSARHGLTVDCVAAMVPSSAGQLQQQGSSSSPSSQCATHVL; from the coding sequence ATGTCCCTGATCACGGAAGATCCTGAGCACTCCCCCAGGGACTGCTCCAGGTTCAGGTCATCCTCGCCCGGGAAGCACCGCCATcgacgacgacgggcggcgctCATCGCCGTGTCGTCGACCGTCGCATCCCTTGTGTCGCTGGCCCTGATCCTGTGGCTCACCCTCCGGCCTTCGGGGCCACGCTTTTCCCTGCTCGCCGCCACGGCCACGGTAGCCGGCAACGCCACCACGGTGGTCGTGGTGGTGGACGCCGCCCTGAGCGCCCACAACCCCAACGCCCACGCCACCGCCCTCTACGACCAGCTGCAGGCGAGTGCGTCCTACGGCGGCGTggccctcggcgccggcgcgccgctgccgccgctggagcagCCGGACCAGGGCGACGCGGTGCTGTCGGCCCTGCTCACGTCTGGAGCTGGAGGTCGCCTgcctggcggtggcggtggtcggGCGCTGCTGAGGATGCGCGTCGAGGGGCGGCTCCGCTGGAAGGTGGCGGCCTGGGTGTCCGCCAGGCATGGGCTCACCGTCGACTGCGTCGCCGCCATGGTGCCGTCGTCCGCAGgtcagctgcagcagcaggggTCGTCATCATCACCCTCGTCCCAGTGCGCCACCCACGTCCTATGA
- the LOC117850090 gene encoding leucoanthocyanidin dioxygenase: MEMEPCSSPVPVPAPPQQKQLPARVEALSGLSAIPAEYVRPADERADLGDALELARTHAGDHTAPRIPVVDISPFLLACSKDDDAKQQNEQLSECVEAVCAAAAEWGVMHISGHGIPGEVMDRLRAAGAAFFALPIEAKEAYANDPAAGRLQGYGSRLATNASGQREWEDYLFHLLHPDGLAEHALWPAHPPDYVAATRDFGRRIRDLASALLAVLSVGLLGPGRREALEKALITRAGEHEHDDDLRLQLKINYYPRCPQPELAVGVEAHTDVSALSFIIHNGVPGLQVRHGGRWVTARDEPGTIIVHVGDALEILSNGRYTSVLHRGLVNRDAVRVSWVVFCEPPPDLVLLRPMPELVTPDNPARFTPRTFKQHIDSKLFKKHQQLPVTDDDEQTN, translated from the coding sequence atggagatggagccTTGTTCATccccggtgccggtgccggcgccgccgcagcagaaGCAGCTGCCCGCGCGCGTGGAGGCTCTCAGCGGCCTGTCCGCCATCCCGGCCGAGTACGTACGCCCCGCCGACGAGCGAGCCGACCTCGGAGACGCCTTGGAGCTGGCGCGCACCCACGCCGGCGACCACACGGCGCCGCGGATCCCCGTCGTCGACATCTCCCCGTTCCTGCTCGCCTGCAGCAAGGACGACGATGCCAAGCAGCAGAATGAGCAGCTGTCGGAGTGCGTGGAGGCcgtttgcgccgccgccgccgagtggGGCGTGATGCACATCTCCGGCCACGGCATCCCCGGCGAGGTCATGGaccgcctgcgcgccgccggcgccgccttctTCGCGCTCCCCATCGAGGCCAAGGAGGCCTACGCCAacgaccccgccgccgggcggctGCAGGGGTACGGCAGCCGGCTGGCCACCAACGCCAGCGGGCAGCGCGAGTGGGAGGACTacctcttccacctcctccaccccgACGGCCTCGCCGAACACGCCCTCTGGCCCGCGCACCCGCCCGACTACGTCGCCGCCACGCGCGACTTCGGCCGCCGCATCCGCGACCTGGCCTCCGCGCTGCTCGCCGTCCTCTCCGTGGGGCTCCTCGGCCCAGGCCGCCGGGAGGCCCTCGAGAAGGCACTCATCACCCGCGCCGGCGAGCACGAACACGACGACGACCTCCGGCTGCAGCTGAAGATCAACTACTACCCGCGGTGCCCGCAGCCGGAGCTGGCCGTGGGCGTGGAGGCCCACACGGACGTGAGCGCGCTGTCCTTCATCATCCACAACGGCGTGCCAGGGCTGCAGGTGCGCCACGGCGGCCGCTGGGTGACGGCGCGCGACGAGCCGGGCACCATCATCGTGCACGTCGGCGACGCCCTCGAGATCCTCAGCAACGGCCGCTACACCAGCGTGCTGCACCGCGGCCTCGTCAACCGCGACGCCGTGCGCGTCTCCTGGGTCGTCTTCTGCGAGCCGCCACCGGACCTCGTGCTGCTGCGCCCGATGCCGGAGCTCGTCACGCCGGACAACCCCGCCAGGTTCACGCCGCGAACCTTCAAGCAGCACATCGACAGCAAGCTCTTCAAGAAGCACCAGCAGCTTCCAGttactgatgatgatgagcagACCAACTGA
- the LOC117850076 gene encoding uncharacterized protein isoform X1 gives MEAAESKQQQSNTTSLFLCNINSFLPSLQHQLPSPLPVQGAGISRSSSTLPMEHAHGGTLCAEDQKKPLTVTSCLLPARSLRSTAAVAPAAQAQSQADGDLGIRSLSFSKILSFRMARAPSSLSTNSDNYIDQLDHHVTAAKGNSTKQEREEEKLKQVCRSQSVPASVSRFKLTKGLRRVAAEENIRVFRLRVVPLVPPEASVTAAREEAAAAEDIAAEEAVCRICMVALSEEAVLKLECCCKGELALAHRGCAIKWFSIKGNGTCDVCSKEVLNLPVTLRRLHDHPPSIIHQAQGAQQQANADRTAATTASRYRVWHGTPILVIISMLAYFCFLEQLLVGDHGTAALAISLPFACVLGLFSSLTTTKMVSRRYVWIYSAVQFLFIVLFTHLFYRYVRMQAVIAIILSTFAGFSVAICTNSVLLQILKWRARHVASSTTTTTGEDGHGSREPPAADLETALPPP, from the exons ATGGAAGCTGCAGAAAGCAAGCAGCAGCAATCCAACACAACTTCCTTGTTTCTCTGCAACATCaactccttccttccttctctgcAACATCAACTTCCTTCTCCTCTGCCTGTGCAGGGGGCGGGCATTAGCAGAAGCAGCTCTACTTTGCCCATGGAACACGCGCATGGCGGCACATTATGTGCAGAGGACCAAAAGAAGCCACTGACGGTGACGAGCTGCCTGCTGCCAGCACGCAGCCTGAGATCAACAGCAGCCGTTGCCCCTGCTGCTCAAGCTCAAAGCCAGGCCGACGGCGATCTCGGCATCCGGTCGCTGTCCTTCTCAAAGATCTTGAGCTTCAGAATGGCCAGGGCGCCCTCATCGCTGTCCACCAACTCAGACAACTATATTGATCAACTTGATCATCATGTCACCGCCGCAAAGGGTAACAGCACCaaacaggagagggaggaggagaagctgaAGCAGGTATGCCGCTCGCAGTCTGTGCCTGCAAGCGTCAGCCGGTTCAAGCTCACAAAGGGGTTGAGGAGAGTGGCGGCGGAAGAAAACATCCGAGTGTTCCGGCTCAGAGTGGTTCCACTTGTTCCTCCGGAGGCGAGCGTCACCGCTGCCAGAGAGGAAGCAGCCGCGGCCGAAGACattgcggcggaggaggcggtgtgCCGCATCTGCATGGTGGCGCTGTCGGAGGAGGCGGTGCTGAAGCTGGAGTGCTGCTGCAAGGGGGAGCTGGCCCTGGCACACAGGGGCTGCGCCATCAAGTGGTTCAGCATCAAGGGCAACGGCACCTGCGACGTCTGCAGCAAGGAGGTGCTCAACCTTCCCGTCAccctgcgccgcctccatgACCATCCTCCATCCATTATTCATCAGGCTCAGGGTGCTCAGCAGCAAGCCAATGCCGATCgtacggccgccaccaccgccagcagaTACAGAGTGTGGCACGGCACGCCGATCCTCGTGATCATCAGCATGCTCGCCTACTTCTGCTTCCTGGAACAACTGCTG GTCGGCGACCATGGCACCGCAGCTCTGGCCATCTCCTTGCCCTTCGCCTGCGTCCTCGGCCTATTCTCCTCTCTAACCACAACAAAGATGGTGTCCAGGAGATATGTATGGATCTACTCTGCCGTGCAGTTCCTCTTCATTGTGCTCTTCACCCACCTCTTCTACAGATAT GTGCGGATGCAAGCTGTGATCGCCATCATCCTGTCCACCTTCGCCGGATTCAGCGTGGCCATCTGCACCAACTCCGTCCTCCTCCAGATTCTCAAATGGAGGGCCAGGCATGTGGCATCATCGACCACAACCACAACTGGTGAAGACGGTCATGGTTCCAGGGAGCCACCAGCAGCGGACCTTGAGACTGCTTTGCCTCCTCCGTAG
- the LOC117850101 gene encoding uncharacterized protein, translated as MGDGDAASGRRCPKHPSEPPFTGFCSACLLDRLHATNLIGVASPSQPPAPPPPPLPLHQDPEEPPPPCSTDAAGRREGAERTTLLHLFQLEDQGEDTNAAAPSTSTSGGGDGQDPPPLLQRKRSLTHSCSEWMACCDANHSSCLPSRQSLDASSSTTSAAAAAANPHHPNDAAASARSNGVAMVERRTGSLRWNQLWAIKGLLGKPAGHLLSRSFSESSRSRYALHPGGGAIARSSSSQSQGNRLNGSRSVSSAGNGLDSSEISLPGDSVGRAHVHHCRPRLKDRLHWLRRSRSVHYSSPTSIADAGFTPFRSRSSSTRSVTHKNQRRFTAGFFAAQRHRH; from the coding sequence ATGGGCGATGGCGATGCTGCGTCCGGGAGGAGGTGCCCCAAGCACCCGTCGGAGCCTCCCTTCACCGGCTTCTGCTCCGCCTGCCTCCTCGACAGGCTCCACGCTACCAATCTGATTGGTGTGGCCTCCCCATCCCagcctcccgctcctcctcctcctccccttcccctccaccAGGACCCGGAggagccgccgcctccctgctcCACGGACGCAgcggggaggagggaaggggcggaGCGGACCACGctcctccacctcttccagCTAGAGGACCAAGGGGAGGACACcaacgccgccgcgccctccacctccaccagtggcggcggcgacggccaagATCCGCCGCCTCTCCTGCAGCGCAAGCGATCCCTTACTCACTCCTGCAGCGAATGGATGGCCTGCTGCGACGCCAACCACTCCTCCTGCCTACCCTCCCGGCAGTCCCtcgacgcctcctcctccaccacatccgctgcagctgctgctgccaatCCCCACCACCCAAACGACGCCGCTGCTTCTGCAAGGAGCAATGGCGTCGCCATGGTCGAGAGGAGGACGGGGAGCCTCAGGTGGAACCAATTGTGGGCAATCAAGGGCCTCCTCGGCAAGCCTGCGGGCCATCTGCTCAGCAGGTCCTTCTCCGAGTCCTCCAGGTCAAGGTACGCCCTCCACCCCGGCGGTGGCGCCATTGCGAGGTCGTCCTCGTCACAGTCCCAAGGCAATCGCCTCAATGGCAGCCGCTCCGTGTCCTCAGCTGGGAATGGCTTGGACTCTTCTGAGATATCACTGCCCGGTGATTCTGTTGGACGTGCTCATGTCCACCATTGCCGGCCTCGGCTCAAGGACAGGCTCCACTGGCTtcgccgcagccgcagcgtTCACTATTCTTCACCTACCAGCATTGCAGATGCCGGTTTCACTCCTttcagaagcagaagcagcagcaccagGAGCGTGACACACAAGAACCAGCGCAGGTTTACTGCTGGTTTCTTTGCTGCTCAAAGACATCGACACTAG
- the LOC117850076 gene encoding uncharacterized protein isoform X2, with product MEAAESKQQQSNTTSLFLCNINSFLPSLQHQLPSPLPVQGAGISRSSSTLPMEHAHGGTLCAEDQKKPLTVTSCLLPARSLRSTAAVAPAAQAQSQADGDLGIRSLSFSKILSFRMARAPSSLSTNSDNYIDQLDHHVTAAKGNSTKQEREEEKLKQVCRSQSVPASVSRFKLTKGLRRVAAEENIRVFRLRVVPLVPPEASVTAAREEAAAAEDIAAEEAVCRICMVALSEEAVLKLECCCKGELALAHRGCAIKWFSIKGNGTCDVCSKEVLNLPVTLRRLHDHPPSIIHQAQGAQQQANADRTAATTASRYRVWHGTPILVIISMLAYFCFLEQLLVGDHGTAALAISLPFACVLGLFSSLTTTKMVSRRYVRMQAVIAIILSTFAGFSVAICTNSVLLQILKWRARHVASSTTTTTGEDGHGSREPPAADLETALPPP from the exons ATGGAAGCTGCAGAAAGCAAGCAGCAGCAATCCAACACAACTTCCTTGTTTCTCTGCAACATCaactccttccttccttctctgcAACATCAACTTCCTTCTCCTCTGCCTGTGCAGGGGGCGGGCATTAGCAGAAGCAGCTCTACTTTGCCCATGGAACACGCGCATGGCGGCACATTATGTGCAGAGGACCAAAAGAAGCCACTGACGGTGACGAGCTGCCTGCTGCCAGCACGCAGCCTGAGATCAACAGCAGCCGTTGCCCCTGCTGCTCAAGCTCAAAGCCAGGCCGACGGCGATCTCGGCATCCGGTCGCTGTCCTTCTCAAAGATCTTGAGCTTCAGAATGGCCAGGGCGCCCTCATCGCTGTCCACCAACTCAGACAACTATATTGATCAACTTGATCATCATGTCACCGCCGCAAAGGGTAACAGCACCaaacaggagagggaggaggagaagctgaAGCAGGTATGCCGCTCGCAGTCTGTGCCTGCAAGCGTCAGCCGGTTCAAGCTCACAAAGGGGTTGAGGAGAGTGGCGGCGGAAGAAAACATCCGAGTGTTCCGGCTCAGAGTGGTTCCACTTGTTCCTCCGGAGGCGAGCGTCACCGCTGCCAGAGAGGAAGCAGCCGCGGCCGAAGACattgcggcggaggaggcggtgtgCCGCATCTGCATGGTGGCGCTGTCGGAGGAGGCGGTGCTGAAGCTGGAGTGCTGCTGCAAGGGGGAGCTGGCCCTGGCACACAGGGGCTGCGCCATCAAGTGGTTCAGCATCAAGGGCAACGGCACCTGCGACGTCTGCAGCAAGGAGGTGCTCAACCTTCCCGTCAccctgcgccgcctccatgACCATCCTCCATCCATTATTCATCAGGCTCAGGGTGCTCAGCAGCAAGCCAATGCCGATCgtacggccgccaccaccgccagcagaTACAGAGTGTGGCACGGCACGCCGATCCTCGTGATCATCAGCATGCTCGCCTACTTCTGCTTCCTGGAACAACTGCTG GTCGGCGACCATGGCACCGCAGCTCTGGCCATCTCCTTGCCCTTCGCCTGCGTCCTCGGCCTATTCTCCTCTCTAACCACAACAAAGATGGTGTCCAGGAGATAT GTGCGGATGCAAGCTGTGATCGCCATCATCCTGTCCACCTTCGCCGGATTCAGCGTGGCCATCTGCACCAACTCCGTCCTCCTCCAGATTCTCAAATGGAGGGCCAGGCATGTGGCATCATCGACCACAACCACAACTGGTGAAGACGGTCATGGTTCCAGGGAGCCACCAGCAGCGGACCTTGAGACTGCTTTGCCTCCTCCGTAG